One stretch of Argiope bruennichi chromosome 3, qqArgBrue1.1, whole genome shotgun sequence DNA includes these proteins:
- the LOC129963127 gene encoding 39S ribosomal protein L3, mitochondrial-like, translating into MFSIAKKISICSLSARVLYNNSQNILPTIACNWIVSTREKGYGHGIRKIKKFDNYWVPKKRKFTDDKLTKENKDFLQEVINDKYLKPGESPLREQPNTDRAEWTPESVRAGLIARKIGIYPMWTKSGKKILTTLLQVVDNHVIRYNPPEIFSQSKYSKSNLMPSDTRTYGSLVVGAESADPQLFTAAYNGLFAEAGVMPKKKLTRFRITPDAKIEPGTPLFANHFRVGDYVNIRGITKYHGFQGVVKRFGFKGGRATHGVTKSHRRPGCIGSGRKRGVWKGKKMPGLMGGRYRLARGLKIWRINTKYNVLYIHGPAVPGINGNYCTIYDCYIPKKNHKEDNPPPFPTFYPEDVEEPLPENIYDKDLHNFSDPSITIEDEEAESKG; encoded by the exons atgttttcaattgctaaaaaaatatctatttgttcGCTATCAGCTCGtgtattatataataatagccaAAATATCCTCCCTACAAT agcATGCAACTGGATTGTGTCAACAAGAGAAAAAGGTTATGGGCATggcattagaaaaataaaaaaatttgacaattattgGGTTCCAAAGAAACGTAAGTTTACTGATGATAAGCTcactaaagaaaataaagatttcttacAAGAAGTAATCAATGACAAATACCTAAAGCCAGGGGAAAGTCCTTTAAGAGAACAACCAAACACTGATAGAGCTGAATGGACTCCTGA ATCTGTAAGGGCTGGTCTAATTGCTAGAAAAATAGGAATATATCCAATGTGGACAAaatcagggaaaaaaatattgacaacTTTGttacag gTTGTCGATAACCATGTAATTAGGTACAATCCTcctgaaatattttctcaatcaAAATATAGCAAGTCTAATTTAATGCCATCTGATACTAGAACTTATGGAAGTTTGGTGGTTGGAGCCGAAAGTGCCGACCCTCAACTG tttactGCTGCTTACAATGGTCTTTTTGCTGAAGCTGGGGTTATGCCGAAAAAGAAATTAACTCGTTTTCGTATTACGCCTGATGCTAAAATAGAACCAG gcaCTCCACTATTCGCAAACCATTTTAGAGTAGGAGATTATGTGAATATAAGAGGCATAAC aaaatatcatGGCTTTCAAGGTGTTGTGAAGAGATTTGGATTTAAAGGTGGACGTGCAACTCATGGTGTCACAAAAAGTCATAGGAGACCTGGATGTATTGGTAGTggt agaaaaagaGGTGtttggaaagggaaaaaaatgccaGGACTTATGGGTGGACGATATCGATTAGCTCGTGGACTTAAg atttggcgaattaatactaaatataatgtattatatatacatGGACCAGCAGTGCCTGGTATTAATGGAAACTATTGTACAATCTACGATTGCTATATTCCTAAAAAGAATCATAAAGAAGATAACCCTCCACCCTTCCCAACATTTTATCCTGAAGATGTTGAAGAGCCTTTGccagaaaatatttatgataaagatcTTCATAACTTTTCAGATCCATCAATAACAATTGAAGATGAAGAAGCTGAATCTAAAGGATAA